A stretch of Gallus gallus isolate bGalGal1 chromosome 2, bGalGal1.mat.broiler.GRCg7b, whole genome shotgun sequence DNA encodes these proteins:
- the CATH3 gene encoding cathelicidin-3 precursor, giving the protein MLSCWVLLLALLGGACALPAPLGYSQALAQAVDSYNQRPEVQNAFRLLSADPEPGPNVQLSSLHNLNFTIMETRCQARSGAQLDSCEFKEDGLVKDCAAPVVLQGGRAVLDVTCVDSMADPVRVKRFWPLVPVAINTVAAGINLYKAIRRK; this is encoded by the exons atgctgagctgctgggtgctgctgctggcactgctggggggGGCCTGCGCCCTCCCGGCCCCCCTGGGCTACTCCCAGGCTCTGGCCCAGGCTGTGGACTCCTACAACCAACGGCCTGAGGTGCAGAATGCCTTCCGGCTGCTCAGCGCCGACCCCGAGCCCGGCCCG AACGtccagctcagctccctgcacaACCTCAACTTCACCATCATGGAGACGCGGTGCCAGGCGCGCTCGGGCGCCCAGCTGGACAGCTGCGAGTTCAAGGAGGACGGG CTCGTCAAGGACTGCGCTGCGCCCGTGGTGCTGCAAGGCGGCCGCGCCGTGCTCGATGTCACCTGCGTGGACTCCATGGCTGAC cctgTCCGCGTCAAGCGCTTCTGGCCGCTGGTGCCAGTGGCCATCAACACGGTGGCTGCGGGCATCAACCTCTACAAAGCCATCAGGAGAAAATGA